A genomic window from Equus asinus isolate D_3611 breed Donkey chromosome 25, EquAss-T2T_v2, whole genome shotgun sequence includes:
- the CCT3 gene encoding T-complex protein 1 subunit gamma — translation MMGHRPVLVLSQNTKRESGRKVQSGNINAAKTIADIIRTCLGPKSMMKMLLDPMGGIVMTNDGNAILREIQVQHPAAKSMIEISRTQDEEVGDGTTSVIILAGEMLSVAEHFLEQQMHPTVVISAYRKALDDMISTLKKISTPVDTNNRDMMLNIINSSITTKAISRWSSLACTIALDAVKTVQFEENGRKEIDIKKYARVEKIPGGIIEDSCVLRGVMINKDVTHPRMRRYIKNPRIVLLDSSLEYKKGESQTDIEITREEDFTRILQMEEEYIQQLCEDIIHLKPDVVITEKGISDLAQHYLMRANITAIRRVRKTDNNRIARACGARIVSRPEELREDDVGTGAGLLEIKKIGDEYFTFITECKDPKACTILLRGASKEILSEVERNLQDAMQVCRNVLLDPQLVPGGGASEMAVAHALTEKSKAMTGVEQWPYRAVAQALEVIPRTLIQNCGASTIRLLTSLRAKHTQENCETWGVNGETGTLVDMKELGIWEPLAVKLQTYKTAVETAVLLLRIDDIVSGHKKKGDDQSRQSGVPDAGQE, via the exons ATGATGGGCCATCGTCCCGTTCTCGTGCTCA GCCAGAACACAAAGCGTGAATCTGGAAGAAAAGTTCAATCTGGAAACATCAATGCTGCTAAG ACTATTGCAGATATCATCCGAACATGTTTGGGACCCAAGTCCATGATGAAG ATGCTTTTGGACCCAATGGGAGGTATTGTGATGACCAACGATGGCAATGCCATTCTTCGAGAG attcaGGTACAGCATCCAGCAGCCAAGTCCATGATTGAAATTAGCCGGACACAGGATGAAGAGGTTGGAGATGGGACCACGTCAGTAATTATTCTTG CTGGGGAGATGCTGTCTGTGGCTGAGCACTTCCTAGAGCAGCAGATGCACCCGACAGTGGTGATCAGTGCTTACCGCAAGGCGTTGGATGATATGATCAGCACCCTCAAGAAAATCAG taccCCTGTTGACACTAATAACCGAGATATGATGCTGAACATCATCAACAGCTCCATAACTACCAAAGCAATCAGTCGGTGGTCCTCTTTGGCTTGCACCATAGCCCTGGATGCCGTGAAGACTgtacagtttgaggagaatggtcGGAAGGAGATTGACATTAAGAAATATGCGAGGGTGGAAAAG ATACCTGGGGGCATCATTGAAGACTCATGTGTCTTACGTGGAGTTATGATAAACAAGGATGTGACCCATCCACGAATGCGGCGCTATATCAAGAACCCTCGCATTGTGCTGCTGGATTCTTCTCTGGAATACAAGAAAGGAGAAAGCCAG ACTGACATTGAGATCACACGAGAGGAAGACTTCACTCGAATCCTCCAAATGGAGGAAGAGTACATCCAGCAGCTCTGTGAGGACATTATCCATCTGAAGCCTGACGTGGTCATCACAGAAAAGGGCATCTCAG ATTTAGCTCAGCACTACCTCATGCGGGCCAATATTACAGCCATCCGCAGAGtccggaagacagacaataatcgCATTGCTAG AGCCTGTGGGGCCCGGATAGTCAGCCGACCGGAGGAGCTGAGAGAAGATGATGTTGGGACAGGAGCAGGCCTGTTGGAAATCAAGAAAATTGGAGACGAGTACTTTACGTTCATCACTGAGTGCAAAGACCCCAAGGCCTGCACCATTCTCCTTCGAGGAGCCAGCAAAGAGATTCTGTCG GAAGTAGAACGCAACCTCCAAGATGCCATGCAAGTGTGCCGCAATGTTCTCCTGGACCCTCAGCTGGTGCCAGGGGGTGGAGCCTCTGAGATGGCTGTGGCCCATGCCTTGACAGAAAAATCCAAGGCCATGACTGGTGTGGAACAATGGCCATACAGGGCTGTTGCCCAGGCCCTAGAGGTCATCCCTCGTACCCTTATCCAGAACTGTGGGGCCAGCACCATTCGTCTACTTACCTCCCTTCGG GCCAAGCACACCCAGGAGAACTGTGAGACCTGGGGCGTAAATGGTGAGACAGGTACTTTGGTGGACATGAAAGAACTGGGCATCTGGGAGCCGTTGGCTGTAAAGCTGCAAACATACAAGACAGCAGTGGAG ACTGCAGTTCTGCTGCTGCGGATTGACGACATCGTTTCAGGCCACAAAAAGAAGGGCGATGACCAAAGCCGGCAAAGCGGAGTTCCTGATGCTGGCCAGGAGTGA
- the TSACC gene encoding TSSK6-activating co-chaperone protein, whose protein sequence is MEQQTTHPANRRAKEEGNAVPLCQAKPSPSFINLQASSPPATLLNIQTTKLRSRVNQKSKECLGLLECMYANLQLQTQLAQQQMAILENLQASMTQLATGGGESKNSSLPALAHNLLLNHLPQFSK, encoded by the exons ATGGAGCAGCAGACTACTCATCCTGCTAACAGAAGAG CCAAAGAGGAAGGTAATGCAGTGCCTCTTTGTCAAGCCAAACCCTCCCCCAGCTTTATTAATCTTCAAGCAAGTTCCCCACCAGCCACTCTCCTGAACATCCAGACAACAAAGCTGCGTTCAC GAGTTAACCAGAAGTCCAAGGAATGCCTAGGACTCCTAGAATGTATGTATGCCAATCTCCAGCTTCAGACCCAGCTTGCCCAACAGCAGATGGCTATTTTGGAAAATTTACAAGCATCCATGACACAGCTGGCTACTGGTGGGGGGGAAAGCAAGAACTCTTCTCTCCCAGCCTTAGCTCACAATCTCCTGTTAAATCACCTGCCCCAGTTCAGTAAATGA
- the GLMP gene encoding glycosylated lysosomal membrane protein: protein MCGCEEPRWGWGHCAPSPMLLLSVLLSAAPFGLLGEETRQVSLEVIPDWLDPPQNLLHVRAVGTNSTLHYVWSSLGPPAVLLVATNTPYSTLSVNWSRLLSPKPDGGLMVLPKDSIQFSSALVFTRLFEFDSTNTSDAAAKPPGKPYPPYSLAKFSWNNISDSLDPATMSATFQGRPIHDPTKAFANGSLSFRVQAFSRYGRPAQPPRLLHTADTCQLEVALVGASPQGNRSLFGLEVATLGQGPDCPSVQEQHSIDDEYTPAVFQLHQLLWGSVPTGFVQWRPVAFSQKQGSRESALPCQASPLYPALAYLLPQSPIVRAFFGSQNNFCAFNLTFGASTGPGYWDQHYLSWSMLLGVGTPPVDALSPLVLGIMAVALGAPGLMLLAGGLFLLLGHKRYSEYQPIN, encoded by the exons ATGTGTGGCTGTGAGGAGCCCCGCTGGGGTTGGGGGCATTGTGCCCCCAGCCCCATGCTCCTCCTGAGTGTACTTCTATCTGCAGCCCCGTTCGGCCTGCTGGGGGAAGAGACCCGCCAG GTATCTCTGGAGGTCATCCCTGACTGGCTGGACCCCCCCCAAAACCTGCTTCATGTTCGGGCAGTGGGTACCAACTCCACGCTGCACTATGTATGGAGCAGCCTGGGGCCTCCAGCAGTGCTGCTGGTGGCCACCAACACCCCCTACAGCACCCTGAGTGTCAACTGGAGCCGCCTGCTCTCCCCTAAGCCTGATGGAGGCCTGATGGTGCTCCCAAAGGACAGCATCCAGTTTTCTTCTGCCCTTGTCTTTACCAGG CTGTTTGAGTTTGACAGCACCAACACATCCGATGCAGCAGCAAAGCCTCCAGGAAAACCATATCCCCCATATTCCTTGGCCAAGTTCTCCTGGAACAACATCAGTGACTCACTGGATCCTGCCACCATGAGTGCTACATTTCAAGGTCGCCCGATTCATGACCCCACCAAGGCTTTTGCCAATGGCAGCTTGTCCTTCAGG GTGCAGGCCTTCTCCAGATACGGCCGGCCAGCCCAACCCCCTCGCCTTCTGCACACAGCGGACACCTGCCAGCTAGAGGTGGCCCTGGTTGGGGCCTCTCCTCAGGGAAACCGCTCCCTATTTGGGCTGGAGGTAGCCACCCTGGGCCAGGGCCCTGACTGCCCCTCAGTGCAGGAGCAGCACTCCATTGATGATGAATACACACCTGCTGTCTTCCAG TTGCACCAGCTGTTATGGGGCTCCGTCCCAACAGGCTTCGTGCAGTGGCGACCAGTGGCTTTCTCCCAGAAGCAGGGGAGCCGGGAATCAGCCCTGCCCTGCCAAGCTTCCCCTCTTTACCCCGCCTTGGCATACCTTCTCCCCCAGTCACCCATTGTCCGAGCCTTCTTTGGGTCCCAGAACAACTTCTGTGCCTTCAATCTGACATTTGGGGCTTCCACAGGCCCTGGCTACTGGGACCAACACTACCTCAGCTG GTCAATGCTCCTGGGTGTGGGCACCCCTCCAGTAGATGCCTTGTCCCCACTAGTCCTAGGCATCATGGCGGTGGCCCTGGGTGCTCCAGGGCTCATGCTGCTGGCAGGAGGCCTGTTTCTGCTGCTGGGCCACAAGCGGTACTCAGAATACCAGCCCATAAATTGA